From one Terriglobia bacterium genomic stretch:
- a CDS encoding DUF2207 domain-containing protein yields the protein MRKNSTLRGRAIVCALFFLLVFAALPASAQHSWRVSNFDTNIAVMKNGTMLVTEHISLVFIGEWHGIHRTLPIQYPGPHGTNYTLFLNVRSVTDGSGHPLKYDSSIHGAYRDLKIYIPGAVDTSGEVDIQYEVLNGVRFFNDYDELYWNVTGNDWGVPIDHASAFVLFPDKAGGQLRAQAFTGFYGSHAKEATAQVNRNQVSFETTNPLSMREGLTIDVYIPKGILDEPSAFTRAGWFIRSNSIVLLPVFAFLVMFTMWWYKGRDPQSGLSVAPMYDPPKDMSPAEVGSLIDDSVDPRDVTSTIVDLAVRGYIHIEEKQEKVLLFKNTDYIFRLLKPRNEWKDLRAHEQSMLDNMFSGTDVIHLSDLKNRFYLALPGVKKSILIELKQKGMYMVDPDSANAYRFLAVLIIAAPFVLLQVTGQAQFFLAPLVAIVSIILALAIVVIIGRLMTAKTLRGVRTVVEIQGFREFMNRVEGDRLRTMPPDTFEKFLPYAMALGVEKHWAHAFQGIVQNPPTWYTGPYGYPGGYFNPIFFTSNMNSLTSSTYEAFAAAPRASSTGSGWGGGGGGFSGGGFSGGGFGGGGGSAF from the coding sequence ATGCGGAAAAACTCCACTTTGCGGGGGCGCGCCATTGTGTGCGCCCTCTTCTTTCTCCTGGTCTTCGCTGCGCTGCCTGCTTCCGCTCAGCACAGCTGGCGCGTCTCGAACTTCGACACCAACATCGCGGTGATGAAGAATGGGACGATGTTGGTCACCGAGCACATTTCGCTCGTGTTCATCGGTGAGTGGCACGGCATCCATCGCACGCTGCCCATCCAGTATCCCGGCCCGCACGGCACCAACTACACCCTCTTTCTGAATGTACGGTCGGTTACTGATGGGAGCGGTCACCCGCTGAAATACGACAGCTCCATCCACGGTGCCTACCGCGATCTCAAGATCTATATACCCGGCGCCGTCGATACCTCGGGCGAGGTCGACATCCAGTACGAAGTGCTGAATGGCGTCCGCTTCTTCAACGATTACGATGAACTCTACTGGAACGTAACCGGCAACGATTGGGGGGTGCCGATCGATCATGCGTCGGCCTTCGTCTTGTTCCCCGACAAGGCTGGCGGACAGCTTCGCGCGCAGGCGTTCACCGGGTTCTACGGTTCGCACGCAAAGGAAGCGACCGCCCAGGTTAACCGCAACCAGGTAAGTTTCGAGACAACAAACCCTCTTTCGATGCGCGAAGGCCTGACCATCGACGTTTACATTCCCAAGGGCATTCTCGACGAGCCCAGCGCGTTCACTCGAGCTGGCTGGTTTATTCGCAGCAACAGCATCGTTCTACTGCCGGTTTTTGCTTTTCTCGTGATGTTCACGATGTGGTGGTACAAGGGTCGCGATCCGCAGTCAGGCCTTTCGGTCGCGCCCATGTATGATCCGCCCAAGGACATGTCGCCGGCTGAAGTCGGTTCGCTCATCGATGATTCCGTCGATCCGCGCGACGTTACCTCCACCATCGTCGATCTCGCTGTCCGTGGCTATATCCACATCGAGGAGAAACAAGAAAAGGTTCTCTTGTTCAAGAACACAGACTACATTTTCCGGCTCCTCAAGCCGCGCAACGAATGGAAGGACTTGCGTGCCCATGAGCAATCCATGCTGGACAATATGTTCTCCGGAACGGACGTCATCCACCTTTCCGACCTGAAGAACCGGTTCTACCTTGCGTTACCGGGAGTGAAGAAGAGCATCCTCATCGAACTCAAGCAGAAGGGCATGTACATGGTCGATCCCGATTCGGCGAACGCGTACCGCTTCCTGGCGGTGCTGATTATCGCGGCGCCTTTTGTGCTGCTGCAGGTGACCGGCCAGGCACAGTTCTTTCTGGCTCCCTTGGTGGCAATCGTTTCCATCATTCTCGCGTTGGCCATCGTGGTCATCATCGGCAGACTCATGACCGCCAAAACTCTGCGTGGTGTGCGTACAGTTGTGGAAATCCAGGGCTTCCGTGAGTTCATGAATCGCGTTGAGGGCGACCGCCTGCGGACAATGCCGCCCGACACCTTCGAGAAGTTCCTGCCCTATGCAATGGCACTCGGAGTAGAGAAGCACTGGGCCCATGCTTTCCAGGGCATCGTCCAGAACCCACCCACCTGGTACACCGGGCCGTATGGATACCCGGGCGGCTACTTCAACCCCATCTTCTTCACCAGCAACATGAATTCGCTCACGAGTTCCACCTATGAGGCTTTCGCTGCTGCTCCCCGCGCCAGCTCGACCGGATCCGGTTGGGGCGGAGGTGGTGGCGGATTCTCCGGCGGAGGCTTCTCCGGCGGAGGCTTCGGCGGTGGCGGGGGATCGGCTTTCTAG
- a CDS encoding phage holin family protein, whose translation MTNGTMNNGRSVAEVMHEFREDLKDFATTRIQMLRNEINEKIGAWKVGLPAMIIGLVLLGTAYLLFTAGLVVAIALAFSGQPWGFAVSFGIVMIVYGLAGGLLFFYGWNTVKAGGFAPEKTMRILKQDQVWLKTEARTQL comes from the coding sequence GTGACTAACGGAACTATGAATAACGGCCGTTCCGTGGCCGAGGTCATGCACGAATTCCGAGAAGACCTTAAGGACTTCGCAACCACGCGCATACAGATGCTGCGCAACGAGATCAACGAGAAGATCGGCGCCTGGAAAGTCGGCCTGCCGGCCATGATTATCGGACTTGTCCTGCTCGGGACGGCGTATCTGCTGTTCACCGCAGGTCTGGTAGTCGCCATTGCGCTCGCATTCTCCGGCCAGCCTTGGGGTTTCGCGGTGTCCTTCGGTATTGTGATGATCGTTTACGGACTCGCCGGCGGACTGCTGTTCTTCTATGGCTGGAACACTGTTAAAGCAGGGGGATTTGCGCCCGAAAAGACGATGCGTATCCTCAAACAAGATCAGGTCTGGCTGAAAACGGAAGCGAGGACACAATTATGA
- a CDS encoding PilZ domain-containing protein: MDARTGRRFPVHIPVRVGDSPASAEHVGTTENISSSGAYFWLDTPPEIGSIIECEMTIPSKTIGSKSDVTLRCLARVIRTDTPKNGTQTGVACVIDSYEFVRPKIRSKTRPKRSTKVRPKIKARKHKPRTK; encoded by the coding sequence ATGGATGCTCGAACAGGTCGCCGTTTCCCGGTTCACATTCCGGTCCGGGTCGGCGATAGCCCTGCGTCGGCGGAACATGTCGGCACGACCGAGAACATAAGCTCCTCCGGCGCCTATTTCTGGCTTGATACCCCACCGGAAATCGGCTCCATCATTGAATGCGAGATGACGATTCCGAGTAAGACGATCGGATCGAAGTCGGATGTCACTCTCCGTTGTCTCGCTCGTGTTATTCGGACCGACACACCCAAAAACGGCACGCAAACCGGCGTGGCTTGCGTGATCGACTCATACGAATTCGTCCGGCCGAAGATACGCTCGAAAACACGGCCTAAACGTTCCACGAAGGTTAGACCCAAGATCAAGGCTCGCAAACATAAGCCGAGGACCAAATAA
- a CDS encoding response regulator transcription factor, whose protein sequence is MLKVILADNQAIFRAGIAKVLAVEDDVRIVAQAQSLEQFLMALEKFRASVAIFASSFLPNLENVSKVAQQSQSRLVVVAENGENSERYLKAGCEGVVYRSIGSESLIECVRRVSRGDRFVQDAKGPAPAPEHEDFVGARVRDRLTPKELRIIALIVQGYKNKEIATQLGTTEQVIKNYLRNVYDKIGVSDRLELALFTIHHRILAEAAAATAAATS, encoded by the coding sequence ATGCTCAAGGTCATTCTGGCGGACAATCAAGCTATCTTCCGTGCGGGTATCGCCAAAGTGCTCGCTGTTGAGGACGACGTCCGTATCGTAGCCCAGGCTCAGTCTCTCGAACAGTTCCTGATGGCCCTGGAGAAGTTCCGCGCCTCTGTGGCGATCTTTGCCAGCAGTTTCCTGCCAAACTTGGAAAATGTTTCCAAGGTCGCACAGCAGTCGCAGTCGCGCCTGGTGGTTGTGGCGGAAAATGGTGAAAACTCCGAGCGCTATCTCAAGGCGGGCTGCGAAGGCGTCGTTTATCGCAGCATTGGCAGCGAATCGCTCATTGAGTGCGTTCGCCGGGTTTCGCGCGGCGACCGCTTCGTACAAGACGCCAAGGGCCCGGCCCCGGCGCCTGAGCACGAAGATTTTGTAGGTGCTCGCGTGCGTGACCGTCTCACGCCCAAAGAGCTGCGCATCATCGCTCTGATTGTGCAGGGCTATAAGAACAAGGAAATCGCCACTCAGTTGGGAACGACAGAACAGGTCATCAAGAATTACCTGCGCAACGTTTACGACAAGATTGGCGTCTCCGACCGGTTGGAACTGGCGCTATTCACTATCCACCACCGGATTCTGGCAGAAGCGGCAGCAGCCACAGCCGCAGCCACTTCGTAG
- a CDS encoding ATP-binding protein produces the protein MVLLGDHRFLLDSITTLISKPAFTWLYGSSALAMGSIQLIERRHRALPLHPARQIEISTLIESMPEAVFVVDSKGRVIEANQGAERLLGVPKSRLLAMNDVELAKFVSEYSVGVSQPPQWAATRALRGESVHERKTLKTAKGATEVSVRAQPIREQDDKIVGALVIVQDITELTQLQEHMADAERHDALGRMAASLAHDFNNVLDTISKAATVLEVMPDRSAEDRAVLIRMILNAVKRGSEIVNNVRQFLIGGELPTDRIDLNTVLEEAIQLTRPTWEAQKNVSIIRMFHPVPRVRANAAEMRRIFTNLILNAIDAMPSGGTLIVGCEQKCGKVHAFVEDTGVGISAETRSHIFEPYYTTKNKGTGLGLSSALKMIRQQRGNITFNSKPGAGTRFTVELPSTTPEPERAA, from the coding sequence ATGGTTTTACTTGGCGATCATCGTTTCCTACTAGACTCGATTACTACGCTTATCTCCAAACCGGCTTTCACATGGCTCTACGGCAGTTCGGCACTTGCCATGGGCTCGATCCAATTAATTGAGCGCCGGCATCGGGCACTTCCACTGCATCCGGCACGACAAATCGAAATATCGACCTTAATTGAGAGTATGCCCGAGGCCGTCTTCGTCGTGGACTCCAAGGGACGAGTTATCGAAGCGAACCAGGGAGCGGAGCGTCTCCTGGGAGTGCCGAAGTCGCGCCTGCTTGCGATGAACGACGTCGAACTCGCGAAATTTGTCTCGGAGTACAGCGTCGGCGTTTCGCAACCACCGCAATGGGCAGCGACGAGAGCCCTGCGTGGTGAGAGCGTTCACGAACGCAAGACGTTGAAAACTGCCAAAGGAGCGACGGAAGTTTCGGTCAGGGCGCAGCCGATTCGCGAGCAGGACGACAAGATTGTCGGAGCACTGGTGATCGTCCAGGACATCACCGAATTGACGCAACTGCAAGAGCACATGGCTGATGCCGAACGCCACGATGCGTTGGGGCGAATGGCAGCGAGCCTGGCGCACGACTTCAACAACGTGCTCGATACGATCTCGAAGGCTGCCACGGTGCTCGAGGTGATGCCGGACCGTTCTGCCGAAGACCGAGCGGTTTTGATTCGGATGATTCTGAATGCGGTGAAACGCGGCTCCGAAATCGTGAACAACGTGCGCCAGTTCCTCATCGGCGGCGAATTACCAACGGACCGGATCGACCTGAACACGGTGCTCGAAGAAGCGATCCAGTTGACCCGCCCAACGTGGGAAGCGCAGAAGAACGTCTCAATCATCCGAATGTTTCATCCGGTGCCACGAGTTCGCGCCAACGCCGCGGAGATGCGGCGGATTTTTACCAATCTGATACTGAATGCGATTGATGCGATGCCGAGTGGCGGTACGTTGATTGTCGGTTGTGAACAGAAGTGCGGCAAGGTCCACGCGTTCGTGGAGGATACCGGTGTGGGGATCTCGGCGGAAACGCGCTCTCACATCTTCGAGCCGTATTACACGACCAAGAACAAAGGCACTGGGCTAGGTCTGTCCAGTGCCTTAAAGATGATCCGTCAACAACGCGGCAATATCACGTTCAACAGCAAACCCGGAGCAGGCACCCGGTTTACGGTGGAACTGCCATCTACCACACCGGAACCGGAGCGAGCGGCGTGA
- a CDS encoding response regulator gives MARILCIDDEPHVVKLKCAILEAAGHTVTAATSAHEAIEKLKANQYDAVVTDWRLGDANGRTVVQAAKLHSSVPVVVVSGYVAEAFQAAEPLADLYLEKPVNPEELVTIVNELLKTSDRPASR, from the coding sequence ATGGCCCGGATCCTGTGCATTGATGACGAACCGCACGTGGTGAAGCTGAAGTGTGCGATTCTGGAAGCAGCAGGGCACACCGTAACGGCGGCGACCTCGGCTCATGAAGCCATCGAGAAACTTAAGGCGAATCAATACGATGCCGTGGTGACGGATTGGCGTTTGGGGGATGCCAATGGAAGAACCGTCGTCCAGGCGGCAAAGTTACACTCCAGCGTTCCCGTCGTTGTGGTCTCAGGGTATGTAGCTGAAGCCTTCCAGGCGGCAGAACCGCTGGCCGACCTATACCTCGAAAAGCCGGTAAATCCGGAAGAACTTGTCACGATCGTAAACGAGTTGCTGAAGACCTCGGATCGTCCCGCAAGTCGCTAG
- the pruA gene encoding L-glutamate gamma-semialdehyde dehydrogenase, with the protein MATVEAPARELIELTPFKNEPLTDFSKEENARKMRAAIDKVRSQLGREYDLVIGGRRLKTNDKIKSINPAKPSEIVGMFQKAGVEHVEPAMQAAVKAYETWKNVPVEDRVQLLLRAGKIIRDRKFEFCAWLVFEVSKNWAEADADVAELIDFCEFYARQAIQLSKSDAPVQLKGERDYLWYIPLGVGIVIPPWNFPAAIMGGMTLASIVAGNTVVLKPSSDSPTIAAKFFEVLEQAGLPDGVVNFCPGGGGSFGDALVLHPKTRFIAFTGSREVGLHINKSAAEQQKGQIWIKRVVLEMGGKDAIIVDADADFDSAVEGVAQAAFGFQGQKCSACSRAIIDERIYDKFLEALRARVQKITIGDPTTNPNMAAVINKGSMDSILRYIQKAQEEGGRVITGGGKAEGFGDGYFVQPTVIADVKPTDTIAQEEIFGPVLAVLKSKNFDEALEIANGTEFGLTGAAYTSSPDKIERAMRDFHVGNLYINRKCTGAIVGAHPFGGFNMSGTDSKAGGPDYLLLFTQAKSIGKKL; encoded by the coding sequence ATGGCTACTGTGGAAGCTCCAGCTCGTGAGCTGATTGAACTCACTCCGTTTAAGAATGAACCCCTAACCGACTTCAGCAAAGAAGAGAATGCGCGCAAGATGCGGGCGGCGATCGACAAGGTTCGGTCGCAACTCGGCCGCGAGTACGATCTGGTGATCGGCGGTCGCCGGCTGAAGACCAACGACAAGATCAAATCCATTAATCCTGCCAAGCCCAGCGAGATTGTCGGTATGTTCCAGAAGGCCGGTGTAGAGCATGTAGAACCGGCGATGCAGGCGGCGGTGAAGGCGTACGAGACGTGGAAGAACGTCCCGGTGGAAGATCGCGTTCAACTGCTGCTCAGAGCGGGCAAGATTATTCGCGACCGCAAGTTCGAATTTTGCGCGTGGCTGGTTTTTGAAGTTTCAAAGAACTGGGCAGAGGCTGATGCAGATGTCGCTGAACTGATTGATTTCTGCGAATTTTATGCGCGGCAGGCGATCCAGCTCTCGAAGTCGGATGCGCCGGTGCAGTTGAAGGGCGAGCGCGATTATCTCTGGTACATTCCGCTCGGAGTGGGCATTGTCATTCCGCCGTGGAACTTCCCGGCGGCCATTATGGGTGGCATGACCTTGGCGTCGATCGTTGCCGGCAATACCGTGGTATTGAAACCGTCTTCGGATTCCCCAACTATTGCGGCGAAGTTCTTTGAGGTGCTGGAACAGGCTGGGCTGCCGGACGGGGTGGTGAACTTCTGCCCCGGTGGGGGCGGAAGCTTTGGCGACGCGCTGGTGTTGCACCCGAAGACGCGTTTCATCGCGTTTACGGGGTCGCGCGAAGTCGGGCTGCACATCAACAAGAGCGCGGCGGAGCAGCAAAAGGGGCAGATCTGGATTAAGCGCGTAGTGCTCGAGATGGGTGGTAAAGACGCGATCATCGTCGATGCTGATGCCGATTTCGACTCGGCCGTAGAGGGCGTTGCACAGGCAGCGTTCGGGTTCCAGGGACAGAAGTGCTCGGCATGCTCACGCGCAATCATCGATGAGAGAATCTACGACAAGTTCCTCGAGGCGCTCAGAGCACGCGTGCAGAAGATTACGATTGGCGATCCGACGACGAATCCGAACATGGCGGCGGTCATCAACAAGGGCTCCATGGACTCAATCCTGCGGTATATCCAGAAAGCCCAGGAAGAGGGTGGACGGGTGATTACTGGTGGCGGAAAGGCCGAGGGATTTGGGGACGGGTATTTCGTGCAGCCCACGGTTATCGCCGATGTGAAGCCGACGGACACCATCGCGCAGGAAGAAATCTTCGGACCGGTGCTGGCAGTACTCAAGTCGAAGAATTTCGACGAAGCACTGGAGATTGCGAATGGCACGGAATTCGGATTGACGGGTGCTGCCTATACCTCCAGCCCGGACAAGATTGAGCGGGCGATGCGCGATTTCCATGTTGGTAATCTGTACATCAACCGCAAGTGTACGGGTGCCATCGTCGGCGCGCATCCGTTCGGCGGCTTCAACATGTCCGGCACGGATTCCAAGGCCGGTGGGCCCGACTATCTCTTGCTGTTCACGCAGGCGAAATCGATTGGGAAGAAGCTGTAA
- a CDS encoding VOC family protein produces the protein MPKITPFLWFDNQAEEAAKFYTSIFENSKINKVTRYEDAGPSRNAKVQVVEFELDGKPFIALNGGPQQFHFNESISFSVECRGQKEVDEYWSRLSAGGEEGPCGWLKDKYGLSWQITPVELIQLLSDPDRAKANRAMGAMLKMKKIDLAELKRAAEGQ, from the coding sequence ATGCCCAAAATCACACCGTTCTTATGGTTCGACAACCAGGCCGAAGAGGCCGCGAAGTTCTACACCTCCATCTTCGAGAATTCGAAGATCAACAAGGTTACGCGGTATGAGGACGCCGGACCCAGCAGGAATGCGAAAGTTCAAGTGGTGGAATTTGAACTTGATGGCAAGCCGTTTATTGCCTTGAATGGCGGCCCACAGCAGTTCCATTTCAATGAATCGATCTCGTTCTCGGTCGAGTGCAGAGGCCAGAAAGAAGTCGACGAGTACTGGAGCAGGCTGTCGGCGGGCGGTGAAGAGGGTCCGTGTGGGTGGCTGAAGGACAAGTACGGGCTTTCCTGGCAAATCACACCGGTCGAACTCATTCAACTCCTGAGTGATCCGGACAGGGCTAAGGCGAATCGGGCGATGGGAGCAATGCTGAAAATGAAGAAGATCGATTTGGCAGAGCTAAAGAGGGCGGCGGAAGGACAGTAG
- the cmk gene encoding (d)CMP kinase encodes MSANPRKLVIAIDGPAGAGKSTVAARLASKFGYVNLESGAMYRALGLKAIETGTDRTSEPALVELAKQSKIELIPTPEGNRVLLDGRDVSTRIRDRDVTDAASVVSVQPKVRELMVQLQREMGSRGGIIMEGRDIGTVVFPHADVKIFLDADQSIRAERRIAQVNANNPEQAAKLIRDMQERDRRDSTRAASPLVAAVDAVHVDTSKLNVEEVIAEIETIVSARLNASKTTDSRLSPPAMNSR; translated from the coding sequence ATGTCTGCGAATCCCAGGAAGCTTGTGATCGCAATTGATGGGCCTGCCGGAGCGGGGAAGAGCACCGTCGCCGCGCGACTCGCGAGCAAGTTCGGATACGTGAATCTCGAAAGCGGTGCGATGTATCGCGCGCTCGGATTGAAGGCGATTGAGACCGGCACGGATCGAACATCGGAACCCGCACTCGTCGAGCTCGCAAAGCAGAGCAAGATCGAACTGATACCAACCCCGGAAGGCAACCGCGTTTTGCTGGATGGGCGCGACGTCTCGACGCGAATTCGCGACCGTGATGTCACCGATGCCGCTTCCGTGGTTTCGGTTCAGCCCAAGGTCCGCGAATTGATGGTCCAACTACAGCGGGAGATGGGCTCGCGGGGCGGGATCATTATGGAAGGTCGTGATATCGGTACGGTCGTATTTCCTCATGCGGACGTAAAGATATTCCTCGATGCCGACCAGAGCATCCGGGCCGAGCGTCGCATTGCGCAAGTGAACGCGAACAATCCCGAGCAGGCCGCGAAACTCATTCGCGACATGCAGGAGCGGGATCGTCGCGATTCCACCCGTGCGGCATCTCCGCTGGTGGCCGCAGTTGACGCCGTTCATGTTGACACTTCGAAGCTGAATGTCGAAGAAGTGATTGCCGAGATTGAGACGATTGTCTCGGCGCGATTGAATGCGTCCAAAACAACGGATTCCCGGTTGAGTCCACCCGCTATGAATTCCAGGTAG
- a CDS encoding crosslink repair DNA glycosylase YcaQ family protein, producing the protein MTERELQELRSEKWRVNGRPIRTLEDAQEFIESVGFCLMYPVRPPVLVPTFVGAYVGSGESLPTWQHAFADKRAMEAQELMVRLLRQKMAYEANLFSETPFLVAASVFPFFYGLVGDRNPRQVPKSGPRSEYSPLAVHTFQAIQKQGPIAKPRLREILGGDLSIAALDRALNELWSKLRITRVDYNPEEGASWDILFRWSPDPVREGMNLSIPEALTALVSKYVDSLVAVEQGEIEEFFSNLIARSRTREAINALLAARELQYVTIGGRTMIQITPPRPAPVERPPRPVVIRTDPSRTIARRPRPVPAKTPNGEGNK; encoded by the coding sequence ATGACGGAACGGGAACTCCAGGAACTCCGCAGCGAGAAGTGGCGCGTCAATGGGCGGCCGATCCGCACGTTAGAGGACGCGCAGGAGTTCATTGAGTCAGTGGGCTTTTGCCTTATGTATCCGGTGCGGCCTCCAGTGCTGGTGCCGACGTTCGTCGGCGCTTACGTTGGCAGCGGCGAGAGCCTTCCGACCTGGCAGCATGCCTTCGCCGATAAGCGTGCCATGGAGGCGCAGGAACTCATGGTGCGCCTTCTGCGACAGAAGATGGCCTACGAGGCGAATCTCTTCAGCGAAACACCATTCCTGGTGGCAGCTTCCGTCTTCCCGTTCTTCTACGGACTTGTCGGTGACCGGAATCCGCGCCAGGTACCGAAATCGGGGCCGCGGTCGGAATATTCGCCGCTGGCGGTGCATACATTTCAGGCTATCCAGAAGCAGGGACCGATCGCGAAGCCGCGCCTGCGAGAAATTCTGGGCGGGGATCTTTCGATTGCTGCGCTTGACCGGGCACTGAACGAGCTTTGGTCGAAGTTACGCATTACCCGCGTCGATTACAACCCGGAAGAGGGTGCGTCGTGGGACATCCTGTTCCGGTGGTCGCCCGATCCGGTGCGGGAAGGGATGAACCTCAGTATCCCAGAGGCACTGACGGCGCTGGTGTCGAAGTACGTGGACAGCCTGGTTGCGGTCGAGCAGGGAGAGATTGAAGAATTTTTCTCGAACCTGATTGCGCGATCGCGTACGCGGGAGGCCATCAATGCCTTGCTGGCGGCGCGGGAGTTGCAGTACGTGACGATCGGAGGACGCACGATGATTCAGATCACTCCGCCGAGGCCTGCTCCCGTCGAGCGGCCGCCACGCCCGGTCGTGATCAGAACAGACCCTTCCAGAACGATCGCCCGGAGACCGCGGCCAGTGCCGGCAAAAACTCCTAACGGCGAGGGAAATAAATAA
- the mutL gene encoding DNA mismatch repair endonuclease MutL translates to MAKIHVLSEHVANKIAAGEVVERPASVVKELLENSLDAAATRIRVNIDAGGKKLIQVIDNGCGMVPDDALLAFERHATSKLKNADDLLSIATLGFRGEALPSIASVSRLRLETRAPEEASGTIVEIAGGKILTVEEAGLPAGTSITVRDLFFNTPARKKFLKAESTELSHIASLVTHYALAHPDKHWELHTTTNAMLVAAPVPSSAERIYQVFGKETLDQLLPIAATIKLERIGLPKPPPWAKREEEDEPPQPGEIRVHGFVSKPEVQKLNRNSIFIFVNGRLIRDRLILHAITEAYRNILPPTVFPVVLLFLEMPFTEVDVNVHPSKTEVRFRQQSALHDFVRDSVRAVQMQARPAPQFTREIHAEPTAAQALSPKLNSLGAPNLPPSADGGLSAVGTDFALHALVPPPRPGSLEFGEEAIEVEGNAAVGGAHLRPQTFGSHIGEPPLAGADAIVPEREESCGPRIEEPDEPMDLTELSGLTPLGQVRESFILAVNQQGLWIVDQHACHERILFERILKQRQAAQVESQRLLMPIIVDLTPAQLAVFAEINDELRRNGFDAEPFGTRTIAVKTAPAGVDAGRVEKLLHELLEQFEREEQSLTLEKIRARIAASIACQAAIKINMPLEQNKMEWLLRELARTQYPMTCPHGRPVVLRYSVKDIQRAFKRI, encoded by the coding sequence ATGGCAAAGATCCACGTCCTTTCCGAGCACGTTGCCAACAAGATCGCCGCCGGCGAGGTTGTCGAACGACCGGCATCGGTGGTGAAGGAACTGCTCGAGAACTCGCTGGATGCCGCCGCGACGCGGATCCGCGTCAACATCGATGCCGGCGGCAAGAAACTCATCCAGGTGATCGATAACGGGTGCGGCATGGTGCCGGATGACGCCCTGCTGGCGTTCGAGCGACACGCAACCAGCAAACTGAAGAATGCCGATGATCTTCTATCAATTGCGACGCTAGGATTCCGCGGTGAGGCATTGCCGTCAATTGCCTCCGTCAGCCGTTTGCGTCTAGAAACCCGAGCGCCGGAAGAGGCCAGCGGCACCATCGTCGAGATCGCCGGGGGCAAGATACTCACCGTCGAAGAAGCGGGCCTTCCTGCCGGAACTTCGATTACGGTTCGCGATCTGTTCTTCAATACGCCGGCACGAAAGAAATTTCTCAAGGCCGAGAGTACGGAACTGTCGCATATCGCGAGCCTGGTGACGCATTACGCGCTTGCGCACCCCGACAAGCACTGGGAACTGCATACGACCACGAACGCCATGCTGGTCGCGGCACCCGTGCCGAGCAGCGCGGAGCGCATTTATCAGGTCTTCGGCAAAGAGACGCTCGACCAGCTACTGCCGATCGCAGCGACGATCAAACTGGAGCGCATTGGGCTGCCGAAGCCTCCGCCGTGGGCGAAGCGTGAAGAAGAGGACGAGCCACCGCAACCGGGCGAGATTCGTGTTCACGGATTCGTCTCCAAGCCCGAGGTACAGAAACTCAATCGCAACTCCATCTTCATTTTCGTGAACGGCCGGCTGATTCGCGACCGTCTTATCCTGCACGCAATCACGGAGGCCTATCGAAACATCCTGCCGCCGACGGTCTTCCCGGTCGTGCTGCTTTTCTTGGAGATGCCGTTCACGGAAGTCGATGTCAACGTGCACCCGTCGAAGACGGAAGTCCGCTTCCGCCAGCAGTCCGCCCTGCATGACTTTGTGCGCGATTCCGTCCGCGCAGTGCAGATGCAGGCGCGCCCGGCCCCGCAGTTCACGCGCGAAATCCACGCCGAACCGACCGCCGCGCAGGCACTTTCACCCAAACTCAACTCGCTCGGAGCCCCAAATCTGCCGCCGTCAGCAGATGGGGGTCTTTCCGCGGTCGGCACCGATTTTGCCCTTCACGCTCTCGTTCCACCACCCCGTCCCGGCAGTCTCGAATTCGGAGAAGAGGCCATTGAGGTGGAAGGGAACGCCGCAGTTGGAGGCGCCCACCTGCGTCCGCAGACATTTGGTTCGCACATTGGAGAGCCGCCGCTGGCCGGTGCCGATGCGATAGTTCCTGAGCGCGAGGAATCCTGTGGCCCACGGATCGAAGAACCGGATGAGCCGATGGACCTGACGGAACTGAGCGGTTTGACGCCGCTCGGGCAGGTGCGCGAATCCTTCATCCTTGCCGTGAACCAGCAGGGTTTGTGGATTGTCGATCAGCACGCTTGTCACGAGCGGATCCTGTTCGAGCGCATTTTGAAACAACGACAGGCGGCGCAGGTCGAATCGCAGCGACTGCTGATGCCGATCATCGTTGACCTGACGCCGGCACAACTGGCCGTCTTCGCCGAGATCAACGATGAACTCCGCCGCAACGGCTTCGACGCCGAGCCATTCGGAACCCGCACCATCGCTGTGAAGACCGCACCGGCTGGAGTGGATGCCGGACGCGTCGAGAAGCTCCTGCACGAGTTGCTCGAACAGTTTGAGCGTGAAGAGCAGTCGCTGACTCTGGAGAAGATTCGGGCGCGCATCGCTGCGTCGATCGCCTGCCAGGCGGCGATCAAGATCAACATGCCGCTAGAGCAAAATAAAATGGAGTGGCTGCTTCGCGAACTGGCCCGAACGCAATACCCGATGACCTGTCCGCATGGCCGTCCGGTCGTCTTGCGGTATTCTGTAAAGGACATTCAGCGGGCATTCAAACGTATTTAA